The Mucilaginibacter rubeus genomic interval TTTTTAACCCGGCTAACGTCGATGTCTTTTGCTGATTTTTACCTATATGGTTAAGATCGTAGTTCATTGTAATTGATAATTTTGGGGTAGTAACTTAATATTTAGTGGTTGATACCCTGCTCGTAATTGCTGGTACTTTGCTGCGAATTAAAGATCTGCACATAATCCGGACTGGTTTTCATCAGATCGTCGTGTACACCGGTAGCTACAATCTCCCCTTGCATTAATAAAATGATCTGATCATAATGCTCAACTGAAGCAATCTTCTGCGTTACCGATATTAATGTTAAACCAGGATAATTCTTTTGAATATTTGCAAGGATGTTCCGTTCCGTATTGTTGTCAACCCTTGCGGTAAAATCGTCAAGCAATAATACTTTGGGATTAACAGCAAGTGCCCGGGCCAACATGATGCGTTGCTTTTGTCCGCCTGAAAGGCTTGAGCCACGTTCAGAAACAATGGTGCTCAACTTATCCGGCAGGTTATCAATAAATGTACTTAATTCTGCCGTTTCAATAGCTTTTTGAAGCGATTCATCGGTCACTGTATCGCTGAATGCGATATTTTCACGAATACTCATATTGAATATGATGCTATCCTGAAAAACAAAGCCAACCTGACGGTGAAAGGTTTCACTATCATATTCGGCCAGCGGTTTACCGTCAAATAACACTTCGCCCGCACTGGCATTGATCAGGCCGGTAAGTAAATACAATAACTGTGTTTTACCTGCAGATGTAGGCCCGATGATGGCAATTTTTGAACCGGCCTTAACTTTAAATGATACATTTTTCAATGCTGCTTTTTGCCCGTAGCTCACTGTAACATCTTTCAATTCAACATCACCACGTAAAGTATCTTTCAGCGGACCGCCGTCGGTAACATCCGGCGCGTTTAAAACAACACTGATACGGGTAAACGAAGCGGTAGCCTGGGCTATCAGGTTGCTCATGAATCCTAAAATGAATATAGGGAATATCAATAATGAAAGGTAACTGTTAAAAGCTGCGAAACTGCCCAGGGTCATGCTGCCACTGATCACGAAATGCCCGCCCATTACCAAAATGGTGAAGGCGGCCATGTTGGCTGTAAAGGTTACTATTGGGATAAGTCCGGCAAAAAAACCAAGGATCCTTAAGCCATAATCTTTAGCTTCGGTGTTGGCGGCCAGGAATTTATTGTACTCCAGTTGTTGCGAATTAATAACCCTAATCAGCGCTGCCCCAAGTATACTCTCGTTAATTACTTTATTAAGCTGATCAATAACGCCGCGGCTTTTCATAAACAGGGCGCGCACATTTTTCAAAACATAAAAAAACGTACCTCCTATAATAGGAATGATAGTGATAACAACCAGTGCAAGTTTCCAGTTGATGGTAAGCAACATAACGCTGCAGCCAATAATGATAAACAGCGACGATACAATAGAAACCAAGGCTTGTGATACAAACAATTTAATTGAATCAATATCAGAAGTAAGATTGGTTAGTAGTTTTGAAGGATTAGCCTGTTCAATAAAAGCATGAGTTTGACGGGATATTTTATCCGCCAATTGCTGCCGCAGATCGCGGGCTACTTTTTCAGAGGCGAAGATTTGAACGACGGCCTGTAAGCCGGCGAACAAAAATACAACCAATGTAGCCGTCAGGAATTTAGCCATAACCTCATTAATCACAAAATGGTGATTGGAGTAGGCATCAATACCATTAGCTATGATTTTAGGCAGCCAAAGGTTCATGCTGTTGCCCAATAAGGCAAATAGCAGCAATAGCGCTACAAGCCCTTTGTACGGTTTTAGCAAACTGAATACACCTGGTGGCTTGCGGTTTGTTTTTTTAGTATGATCGGGTTGCATATTGATCTTATAATTTATAATTCTTTTTCGCGGATGTGTTTCGAGCCATTATTATGGTTGACGATTGGCCAGTGAAAACATTTTTATTCAATTTAAAATTATCGAAATAAATCAGAAGGATTTGCAAGCTCTGCTTATTTTCTATATATTTCTATTTCGATATATCTCAACAAATATATTTCTATTTAGGAATAATTAAAACATTTCAGAAATAAATTTTTAATTTTACATCCAAACCGGAATAAAATGAAACCAGTTGTACAATTAGTTGAAGAATGGACAGCTTTTGAAGAAATAAGCGAACAACCTACTGTTGAAGCCTTTTGCAGATATTACCTGCAAAAACAACGTCCTAAGCCTAAACAAGCCGGTAAAAAAGGCGAACGCATTATGAACGG includes:
- a CDS encoding ABC transporter ATP-binding protein, giving the protein MQPDHTKKTNRKPPGVFSLLKPYKGLVALLLLFALLGNSMNLWLPKIIANGIDAYSNHHFVINEVMAKFLTATLVVFLFAGLQAVVQIFASEKVARDLRQQLADKISRQTHAFIEQANPSKLLTNLTSDIDSIKLFVSQALVSIVSSLFIIIGCSVMLLTINWKLALVVITIIPIIGGTFFYVLKNVRALFMKSRGVIDQLNKVINESILGAALIRVINSQQLEYNKFLAANTEAKDYGLRILGFFAGLIPIVTFTANMAAFTILVMGGHFVISGSMTLGSFAAFNSYLSLLIFPIFILGFMSNLIAQATASFTRISVVLNAPDVTDGGPLKDTLRGDVELKDVTVSYGQKAALKNVSFKVKAGSKIAIIGPTSAGKTQLLYLLTGLINASAGEVLFDGKPLAEYDSETFHRQVGFVFQDSIIFNMSIRENIAFSDTVTDESLQKAIETAELSTFIDNLPDKLSTIVSERGSSLSGGQKQRIMLARALAVNPKVLLLDDFTARVDNNTERNILANIQKNYPGLTLISVTQKIASVEHYDQIILLMQGEIVATGVHDDLMKTSPDYVQIFNSQQSTSNYEQGINH